The proteins below are encoded in one region of Pomacea canaliculata isolate SZHN2017 linkage group LG7, ASM307304v1, whole genome shotgun sequence:
- the LOC112569271 gene encoding uncharacterized protein LOC112569271, producing MWRRGWMLPCARDGVNERRQHQNQMNGDSSDRPLSSAISKACTSREVVAQETSLYAGLKMQDVGKRSHYEEIQRYQNAPAMSPYEVVSDTSGTDKEEHSYVN from the exons ATGTGGCGACGGGGATGGATGCTACCTTGTGCTAGAG ATGGTGTCAACGAAAGACGTCAACATCAAAATCAGATGAA TGGTGACTCGTCAGATCGACCCCTGTCTTCAGCGATTTCAAAAGCCTGCACATCAAGAGAAG tCGTAGCACAAGAAACTTCGCTGTATGCCGGATTAAAAATGCAGGATGTAGGCAAGAGATCCCACTATGAAGAGATTCAGCGATACCAGAATGCACCGGCAATGTCGCCGTACGAAG ttgtgAGTGACACATCGGGCACAGATAAAGAAGAACACAGCTACGTTAACTAA